In one window of Microbacterium sp. PM5 DNA:
- a CDS encoding Dabb family protein, with protein MLFRVHDDVSHDRVEEAIEGLRSLASLPGVVEWRVELSLDARKGRVIVEDATFVDQGSFERFRLDPRHVHAAEAMSHIADWWNGDYAA; from the coding sequence GTGCTCTTCCGTGTGCACGACGATGTCAGCCACGACCGGGTGGAGGAGGCGATCGAAGGTTTGCGATCGCTGGCCTCACTGCCCGGCGTGGTCGAGTGGCGCGTGGAACTCTCGCTCGACGCGCGAAAAGGGCGAGTGATCGTCGAAGATGCGACCTTCGTGGATCAGGGCAGCTTCGAGCGGTTCCGCCTCGACCCACGCCACGTCCACGCAGCAGAAGCGATGTCCCACATCGCCGACTGGTGGAACGGCGATTACGCCGCCTGA